A single window of Arcobacter venerupis DNA harbors:
- a CDS encoding FtsW/RodA/SpoVE family cell cycle protein, whose product MYFNKTNIKANNNNLNNNEADYPLFILVSILIIVSIVFSYSLTVYTVDFFGYDQFHFFIRQGLVGISAIFIMWYFSLLDPDKIVKKIGMGLFIGFFIIMILMPFLPGFMVTESGGANRWIRLPGFSLSPVEFFKIGFIYFLSWSFHRKVIHQPKKIGLIEEMLLLAPYFFTFFIVVFIIAFLQKDLGQVVLLAIIMVVLLIFANRSFKIFLTLGTIAIVGVFGLIIVAPHRIQRIHSWWAMVQDGILSVLPSWAETYLRIDDLPEPYQVSHSLNAIHNGGFFGQGVALGDLKVGFLSEVHTDFVLAGLTEEIGLVGLMLISTIMFLIIWRIFKISRRVENPIYHLFTLGIALMIIIAFLINSYGISGMIPIKGIAVPLLSYGGSSMLSVALAIGLVLSISRVAKEEKVIKKVKDK is encoded by the coding sequence ATGTATTTTAACAAAACTAATATTAAAGCAAATAACAATAATTTAAATAATAATGAAGCTGACTACCCTTTATTTATTTTGGTGTCAATATTAATTATCGTAAGTATAGTTTTTTCATATTCTTTAACCGTTTATACTGTAGATTTTTTTGGATATGATCAGTTCCACTTTTTCATAAGACAAGGATTAGTAGGAATCTCTGCCATTTTTATTATGTGGTATTTTTCTTTATTAGATCCAGATAAAATAGTTAAAAAAATTGGGATGGGACTTTTTATAGGTTTTTTTATCATTATGATATTAATGCCTTTTTTACCTGGTTTTATGGTGACTGAATCAGGGGGAGCAAATAGATGGATTAGGCTTCCTGGGTTTTCATTATCTCCTGTAGAATTTTTTAAGATAGGATTTATATATTTTTTATCTTGGTCTTTTCATAGAAAAGTTATTCATCAACCTAAAAAAATTGGATTGATAGAAGAGATGTTGCTATTAGCACCGTATTTTTTTACTTTTTTTATTGTTGTATTTATTATTGCATTTTTACAAAAAGATTTAGGTCAAGTTGTATTACTTGCAATTATTATGGTTGTTTTACTAATTTTTGCAAATAGGTCATTTAAGATATTTCTTACTTTAGGAACTATTGCAATTGTTGGAGTATTTGGATTAATTATTGTAGCACCACATAGAATTCAAAGGATTCACTCTTGGTGGGCAATGGTTCAAGATGGTATTCTATCGGTTTTGCCTTCATGGGCAGAGACATACCTTAGAATTGATGATTTACCTGAACCTTATCAGGTTTCTCACTCATTAAATGCGATTCATAATGGTGGCTTTTTTGGTCAAGGTGTTGCATTAGGTGATTTAAAAGTTGGATTTTTATCTGAAGTTCATACTGACTTCGTTTTAGCAGGTCTGACTGAAGAGATAGGTTTAGTTGGATTAATGTTAATTTCAACAATTATGTTTTTGATTATTTGGAGAATTTTTAAAATTAGTAGAAGAGTAGAAAATCCAATTTATCATCTATTTACATTAGGAATTGCATTAATGATAATTATTGCATTTTTAATCAATTCATATGGAATATCAGGGATGATTCCAATAAAAGGTATTGCTGTTCCTCTTTTATCTTATGGAGGTTCTTCAATGCTTTCCGTGGCATTAGCTATTGGGTTAGTATTATCAATTAGTAGAGTTGCAAAAGAAGAGAAAGTTATTAAAAAGGTCAAAGATAAATGA
- a CDS encoding peptidoglycan D,D-transpeptidase FtsI family protein: protein MPSKKIEKVDKTKKIVILFSFIFLFLCILFFSVFRTITEKRHIPSLKGEKSELSVRGDIISSDNFKIASSKKVYKAMIDTRYLDPLKEELFLNLFSIYSGIDYNTLKEKLAEGKKDPGSLVLSYSIDSRSAKNLKELAFKLIQLDVFTSKQINGVKILRGLTVSESGEKRTFSYNDTLTPVVGYISKFESEAGKTKVNGIKGLEKYYNKVLNQSKDGILQGDRDVLSYISFDKNSIIRKRVDGATLNLNIPLKLQKNNELTLDMYKKKLSADEIIVSIMENKTGKIITMASSNRFNPEKIAKEDIPNLNVNAIEYQYEPGSVIKPISISLALDKNLVKRNENFYAFNDGVKGSKGTFPKGAYKLGRFTIKDDHEFSKHNLSIDDIVMYSSNIGTLQIAQRLSGPEFFEGMKRFGFTRKSGIDLPYEKKGVMPKIWQFSAGDKDKKDNVFKATVSFGQGMTSTFIQLIKAYSTFNNDGYMITPRIVSHLTYDNNQYKANDSKPERIISKQTADEMKKLLVRTVEEGTGRSARIEGLEIGGKTGTAQIARGGKYLKEYISSFIGFVNDEHNNSYTIGVTVFNPISTGVNWYYHYAASSAVPVFKEVIQNLVKLNYLIPKENIIFDKNIKDDIMPPDENLKD from the coding sequence ATGCCTTCAAAAAAAATCGAAAAAGTTGATAAAACAAAAAAAATAGTGATACTATTTTCATTTATTTTTTTATTCCTATGTATTCTATTTTTTTCAGTGTTTCGAACAATAACTGAAAAAAGACATATACCCTCATTAAAGGGAGAAAAATCAGAGTTATCAGTAAGAGGAGATATAATTAGTTCTGATAATTTTAAGATTGCTTCATCTAAAAAAGTATATAAAGCAATGATTGATACAAGGTATCTTGATCCCTTAAAAGAAGAACTTTTTTTAAATCTTTTTTCAATTTATAGTGGAATTGATTATAATACATTAAAAGAAAAATTAGCTGAGGGAAAAAAAGACCCAGGAAGTTTAGTTCTTTCATATAGTATTGATTCAAGATCTGCAAAAAACTTAAAAGAATTAGCTTTTAAATTAATCCAATTAGATGTTTTCACAAGTAAACAAATAAATGGTGTAAAAATACTAAGAGGTTTAACAGTTAGTGAAAGTGGTGAAAAAAGAACATTTTCATATAATGACACTCTAACTCCTGTTGTAGGATATATTTCAAAATTTGAATCAGAAGCAGGAAAAACAAAAGTTAATGGGATTAAAGGTTTAGAAAAATATTATAACAAAGTATTAAATCAATCAAAAGATGGGATTTTGCAAGGAGATAGAGATGTATTATCATATATCTCATTTGACAAAAATTCAATTATTAGAAAAAGAGTAGATGGAGCAACTTTAAATTTAAATATTCCATTAAAGCTTCAAAAAAACAATGAGCTTACACTTGATATGTATAAAAAGAAACTAAGTGCTGATGAAATTATAGTTTCAATTATGGAAAATAAAACTGGTAAAATCATTACAATGGCTTCATCAAATAGATTTAATCCTGAGAAAATCGCAAAAGAAGATATTCCAAATTTAAATGTTAATGCTATTGAATACCAATACGAACCAGGTTCTGTTATAAAGCCAATTTCAATATCACTTGCCCTTGATAAAAATTTAGTAAAAAGAAATGAAAACTTCTATGCTTTTAATGATGGGGTTAAAGGTTCAAAAGGTACATTTCCAAAAGGTGCATATAAATTAGGTAGATTTACTATCAAAGATGACCATGAATTCTCTAAACATAATTTATCAATTGATGACATCGTAATGTATTCTTCAAATATTGGCACATTACAAATCGCACAAAGATTGTCTGGACCTGAATTCTTTGAAGGTATGAAAAGATTTGGATTTACAAGAAAATCAGGTATAGATTTACCATATGAAAAAAAGGGTGTAATGCCTAAAATTTGGCAATTTTCAGCTGGAGACAAAGATAAAAAAGATAATGTTTTTAAAGCAACTGTATCTTTTGGTCAAGGTATGACATCAACATTTATTCAATTAATTAAAGCCTATTCCACATTTAACAATGATGGATATATGATTACACCTAGAATCGTTTCCCACTTAACATATGACAACAATCAATATAAAGCTAATGATAGTAAACCTGAAAGAATAATCTCAAAACAAACTGCTGATGAGATGAAAAAACTTTTAGTAAGAACTGTTGAAGAAGGAACTGGTAGGTCGGCAAGAATAGAAGGTTTAGAAATTGGAGGGAAAACAGGAACTGCACAAATAGCTCGTGGTGGAAAATATTTAAAAGAATATATTTCTTCTTTTATTGGTTTTGTAAATGATGAACATAATAACTCATACACTATTGGAGTTACTGTTTTTAATCCAATATCAACTGGTGTCAACTGGTATTATCACTACGCTGCATCATCTGCTGTTCCTGTATTTAAAGAAGTAATACAAAATTTAGTAAAATTAAATTATTTAATACCCAAAGAAAATATAATTTTTGACAAAAATATAAAAGACGATATAATGCCACCTGATGAAAACTTAAAGGATTAG
- a CDS encoding peptidylprolyl isomerase: MFGFKKELKKYNLTQEELAKFGYAKITTENGVIWIKLFNQETPTAVSNFATLANDGFYNGLNFHRVIPGFMAQGGCPEGSGAGGPGWSIECETKAEKQVHNKGSLSMAHAGKNTGGSQFFICFVPCPHLDGGHTVFGGIEEDDKNSFAVLDAIKQKDKIISIEILEKRD; the protein is encoded by the coding sequence ATGTTCGGATTTAAAAAAGAATTAAAAAAATATAATTTAACACAAGAAGAATTAGCAAAATTTGGCTATGCAAAAATTACTACTGAAAATGGAGTAATTTGGATTAAACTATTTAATCAAGAGACTCCGACTGCTGTATCAAATTTTGCAACTTTAGCAAATGATGGTTTTTATAATGGATTAAACTTTCATAGAGTAATTCCAGGATTCATGGCGCAAGGTGGTTGTCCAGAAGGTTCTGGTGCAGGAGGTCCTGGATGGTCAATTGAGTGTGAAACAAAAGCTGAAAAACAAGTTCACAACAAAGGAAGTTTATCAATGGCTCACGCTGGTAAAAATACAGGAGGAAGCCAATTTTTTATCTGTTTTGTACCTTGTCCTCATTTAGATGGTGGTCATACTGTATTTGGTGGAATTGAAGAAGATGATAAAAATAGTTTTGCTGTACTTGATGCAATCAAACAAAAAGATAAAATCATTTCAATTGAGATTTTAGAAAAAAGAGATTAA
- a CDS encoding tetratricopeptide repeat protein — protein sequence MIYYIPIIESFLNDYGINEDEYLIRLNDSLTFLYYSLAKYEKALDIQERMLYLREKLFGKDVNEYAKGLNLKAVIFRELGKYNEALELHNQAIIIRKNKKVLKKDLAVSYNNISLIYSDLKKIELSLQFAKEALEISENILDCNHFSLAIRYRNISMIYRNLEKYDLSLDYAKKALEISEKILVNNHISLSIDYGNISLVYYNLKKYNFSLDYAKKSLEISEHILDKNHPELARVYNNLAFIYRDLKECKIAKVYMEKARNIYCLYEYKNKETIEAIRFIKKIEQNLKLNYKKRGNTVKTRKRELISFF from the coding sequence TTGATTTATTATATTCCTATTATTGAATCTTTTCTAAATGATTATGGAATAAATGAAGATGAGTATTTAATAAGATTAAATGATTCTTTAACATTTTTGTATTATTCCCTTGCAAAGTATGAAAAGGCTTTAGATATACAAGAGAGGATGTTATATTTAAGAGAAAAGTTATTTGGGAAAGATGTGAATGAATATGCAAAAGGTTTGAATTTAAAAGCAGTTATATTTAGAGAATTGGGAAAATATAATGAAGCTTTAGAATTACATAATCAAGCAATAATTATACGGAAAAATAAAAAAGTATTAAAAAAAGATTTAGCAGTAAGTTATAATAATATATCATTGATTTATTCTGATTTAAAAAAAATAGAATTATCCCTTCAATTTGCAAAAGAAGCTTTAGAAATTTCTGAAAATATATTAGATTGTAATCATTTTTCTTTAGCAATCCGTTATAGAAATATATCTATGATATATAGAAATTTAGAAAAATATGATTTATCATTGGATTATGCAAAGAAAGCATTAGAAATAAGTGAAAAGATATTGGTTAATAACCATATTTCACTATCAATTGATTATGGAAATATATCTTTAGTGTATTATAATTTAAAAAAATACAATTTCTCATTAGATTATGCAAAAAAATCTTTGGAAATAAGTGAACATATATTAGATAAAAATCATCCTGAATTAGCAAGAGTTTATAATAATTTGGCATTTATTTACAGAGATTTAAAAGAGTGCAAAATTGCAAAAGTCTATATGGAAAAAGCAAGAAATATTTATTGTTTATATGAATATAAAAATAAAGAAACAATTGAAGCAATTAGATTTATAAAAAAGATAGAACAAAATTTAAAGCTAAACTACAAAAAAAGAGGAAATACTGTAAAGACTAGAAAAAGAGAATTAATCTCTTTTTTCTAA
- a CDS encoding NB-ARC domain-containing protein encodes MVLNIHGHEFNVIKDILDLYAGHGRNHYLIIKEDKVISNLSENIKIITYKEHSDLPKLIEELIPHNSVEISEKKQIRDIDRYWTIKPSVNTEFIGRKEDLDKIDVMLQKSNVTLIVNGIGGVGKSEIVRKYMFLNEDKYENIIFLEISEKTTFESLMITSFKEKLELDKDSTIDTVIKRLQNISGKNLFILDNLESKEDFEKLKLLNHNFDLLITTRLKNIDEINQINLDVLNDTDAIDLFKLNYNTDEEIGDIVKEYLGNHPLFIKLTAKSLRNGFIILEELKKKKLKDIDIDDAKIFQEHLEDNFNRQYESLKKEDLKELLLMLSLFSSLEIDISVFGKCFDDENIKNKLIKLEKNGWLDKKENSFRL; translated from the coding sequence ATGGTTTTGAATATACATGGGCATGAATTTAATGTTATAAAAGATATATTAGATTTATATGCTGGGCATGGAAGAAATCATTATTTGATAATAAAAGAAGATAAAGTTATAAGTAATTTGAGTGAAAATATTAAAATAATTACTTATAAAGAACATAGTGATTTACCAAAACTTATTGAAGAGTTAATACCACATAATTCTGTTGAAATAAGTGAGAAAAAACAAATCAGAGATATTGATAGATATTGGACTATTAAACCAAGTGTTAATACAGAGTTTATTGGTAGAAAAGAAGATTTAGATAAAATTGATGTTATGTTGCAAAAGAGTAACGTGACTTTAATCGTAAATGGAATTGGTGGTGTTGGAAAAAGTGAGATTGTAAGAAAATATATGTTTTTAAATGAAGATAAATATGAGAATATTATATTTTTAGAGATTTCCGAGAAAACTACATTTGAAAGTTTGATGATTACTTCTTTTAAAGAAAAACTAGAACTAGATAAAGATAGCACAATTGATACGGTTATAAAAAGATTACAAAATATAAGTGGTAAAAATCTTTTTATACTTGATAATTTAGAATCAAAAGAGGATTTTGAAAAACTAAAACTTTTAAATCATAATTTTGATTTATTAATAACTACAAGACTTAAAAATATTGATGAAATAAATCAGATAAATTTAGATGTTTTAAATGATACTGATGCAATAGATTTATTTAAATTAAACTATAACACAGATGAAGAGATAGGTGATATTGTAAAAGAGTATTTGGGAAATCATCCATTGTTTATAAAACTAACGGCAAAGTCACTTAGAAATGGATTTATTATCCTTGAAGAGTTGAAAAAGAAAAAACTAAAAGATATAGATATTGATGATGCAAAAATATTTCAAGAGCATTTAGAAGATAATTTTAATAGACAATATGAGAGCTTGAAAAAAGAGGATTTAAAAGAATTGTTATTAATGCTTTCACTTTTTTCATCCCTTGAGATTGACATTAGTGTGTTTGGAAAATGTTTTGATGATGAAAATATAAAAAATAAACTGATTAAACTTGAAAAAAATGGCTGGTTAGATAAAAAAGAAAATAGTTTTAGATTATGA